From Solea senegalensis isolate Sse05_10M linkage group LG19, IFAPA_SoseM_1, whole genome shotgun sequence, the proteins below share one genomic window:
- the mrm2 gene encoding rRNA methyltransferase 2, mitochondrial, with product MWCVSLQRRHFHSCLCLMKNVGGKTAAEQRWLTRQRKDPYVKASHALNFRCRSAFKLLEIDDKFRLLQPGHSVVDCGAAPGAWSQVAVHRVNSTGTDPELPRGTVVGIDLLNIPALDGAHFLSSHDVTAPPTHAKLQELLPKGQAHIILSDMAPNASGFREMDHERLTTMCLSLIDLAEKILQPGGSLLCKYWDGFFVQKLQDNLSSVFGSVRTLKPHASRKDSAERYFLARMYKKPVKKK from the exons ATGTGGTGCGTGTCGCTGCAGAGGAGACATTTCCACTCGTGTCTGTGTTTAATGAAGAATGTCGGTGGTAAAACCGCGGCGGAGCAGCGCTGGCTCACGCGGCAGCGCAAAGACCCGTACGTCAAAGCTTCACACGCGCTCAACTTCCGGTGCCGAAGCGCCTTCAAGCTGCTGGAGATTGACGACAAGTTCAGGCTGTTACAGCCCGGACACAGCGTGGTGGACTGCGGGGCTGCGCCCGGAGCCTGGAGCCAGGTGGCTGTGCACAGGGTCAACTCAACCGGGACAG ATCCAGAGCTACCACGTGGAACCGTTGTTGGCATTGATCTGCTGAACATCCCTGCTCTGGATGGTGCCCACTTCCTGTCCAGCCACGACGTCACGGCGCCCCCAACACACGCcaagctgcaggagctgcttcCTAAGGGCCAGGCTCACATCATCCTGAGCGACATGGCGCCGAATGCCAGTGGTTTCCGAGAGATGGACCACGAGAGACTCACCACGATGTGCTTGTCTCTGATAGACTTGGCTGAGAAGATCTTACAGCCGGGAGGCTCTCTACTGTGCAAATACTGGGACGGGTTCTTCGTCCAGAAACTCCAGGACAATCTCTCAAGCGTGTTTGGCAGCGTTCGGACTTTAAAGCCACACGCCAGTAGAAAGGATTCAGCAGAGAGATACTTCCTGGCTAGAATGTACAAGAAGCCAGTGAAGAAAAAGTAG
- the nudt1 gene encoding 7,8-dihydro-8-oxoguanine triphosphatase produces the protein MLSPKLLTLVLVVQPGKVLLGMKKRGFGVGRWNGFGGKVQAGETIECAARRELLEESGLTVDALEKIGNIKFEFVGETQLLDVHVFRADAYNGEPTESDEMRPQWFECDKIPFSQMWPDDILWFPLLLQRKKFVGYFKFQGHDTILSHTLNEVEEL, from the exons ATGTTGAGTCCCAAGCTGCTGACGCTGGTGCTGGTGGTCCAGCCGGGCAAAGTGCTGCTGGGCATGAAGAAGAGGGGGTTCGGGGTTGGCAGGTGGAACGGTTTTGGTGGCAAAGTCCAAGCTGGAGAAACAATTGAATGTGCTGCTAGGAG agaATTGCTAGAAGAGAGTGGCCTCACGGTTGATGCTCTCGAGAAGATCGGAAACATCAAGTTCGAGTTTGTCGGAGAAACGCAGCTACTCGACGTCCACGTTTTCAGAGCGGACGCCTACAACGGAGAACCAACAGAGTCGGAtg AAATGAGGCCtcagtggtttgaatgtgacaAAATCCCCTTCAGCCAAATGTGGCCCGATGACATCCTGTGGTTCCCCTTGTTGCTCCAGAGGAAGAAATTTGTGGGTTATTTCAAGTTCCAGGGTCACGACACGATTCTCAGCCACACACTGAATGAGGTGGAGGAGCTCTGA
- the snx8a gene encoding sorting nexin-8a, translating into MTLWETMAAEIHEGAVPSYYREIHEAVHCRTDERVQVEVFQRLLQRTDLSKAVLAQIAEHVDSTDGFLSKLSFYKALALIALAQQGKQPSTKLLENCIQELPKPQLGEPKELSALRMQPTQEDALMISYTLDKLLALDTVQVELIPEKKGLFLKHVEYQVTSERYKISVYRRYSDFDVFHEVLLQRFSYRVVPALPPKRMLKGVLTSVSEREFIEGRRRALGRFINLVARHPVFSEDELVKTFLTFSGSDVQTKLRDAYKKTGDEFMTNRVATQAKDFLPADIQAQFSTSREMIRNIHNSFHKLRDRAEKMAERSKENATDLLMFGKELSTLGSDTSTLPSLASSLNSWGKLRQSLKSLSVEFAVLSEKAAQQGSREEDDVVEKLNLFLDLLQSYRDLCERHEKGVLHEHQRALHKYGVMKRQMMSATVQPKEHATVEQLESRIVQQENAIQTMELRNYFSLFCLHQETQLIFTYLPITSHILGAFVNSQVQGHREMGEVWNDLQPKLGCLFGGKNGLKTSI; encoded by the exons ATGACACTGTGGGAGACCATGGCAGCAGAGATCCATGAAG GAGCCGTTCCGTCTTATTACAGAGAAATCCACGAGGCCGTCCACTGTAGGACGGACGAGAGAGTGCAGGTGGAAGTGTTCCAGCGGCTGCTCCAGAGGACCGATCTCTCCAAAGCTGTTTTAGCCCAG ATTGCTGAGCATGTTGACTCCACAGACGGATTCCTCAGCAAGTTGTCCTTCTATAAAGCGCTCGCTTTGATCGCTCTCGCGCAGCAAGGAAAGCAGCCCAGTACTAAACTCCTGGAGAACTGCATACAAG AATTACCGAAACCTCAGCTCGGGGAGCCGAAGGAACTGAGCGCACTGAGGATGCAGCCGACGCAGGAGGACGCGCTGATGATATCCTACACGCTGGACAAGCTGCTGGCCTTAGACACAGTCCAGGTGGAGCTCATACCCGAGAAGAAGGGCCTGTTCCTCAAACACGTGGAGTACCAGGTCACCAGCGAG CGTTACAAAATATCCGTTTACAGGCGATACAGCGATTTCGACGTGTTCCATGAGGTTCTGCTGCAGAGATTTTCCTACAGAGTGGTGCCAGCGCTGCCACCAAAGAGGATGTTAAAGGGGG TGCTGACATCCGTCTCCGAGCGGGAGTTCATCGAGGGCCGGAGACGTGCACTCGGCAGATTCATCAACCTGGTGGCGCGGCATCCTGTCTTCTCCGAGGACGAGCTGGTGAAAACCTTCCTCACCTTCAGTGGCTCC GATGTTCAGACTAAGCTGCGCGACGCGTACAAGAAAACCGGCGATGAGTTCATGACCAACAGAGTTGCAACTCAGGCAAAG GACTTTCTCCCCGCTGACATTCAGGCTCAGTTCTCAACAAGCAGAGAGATGATCAGAAATATCCACAACAGTTTCCACAAGCTGCGGGACAGAGCGGAGAAAATGGCAGAGCGCTCGAAGGAGAACGCGACGGATCTCCTCATGTTTGGCAAAGAGCTCAG CACTCTGGGCTCAGACACTTCCACTCTTCCCTCCTTGGCCTCTTCACTGAACTCCTGGGGGAAGCTGCGTCAGTCGCTGAAGAGTCTGTCGGTGGAGTTCGCCGTGTTGTCAGAAAAAGCCGCTCAGCAG GGCAGCCGGGAAGAGGATGATGTTGTGGAAAAACTGAATCTTTTCCTGGATCTGTTGCAGTCGTACAGA GATCTGTGCGAGCGCCACGAGAAGGGTGTGCTCCACGAGCACCAGAGAGCTCTGCACAAGTACGGCGTAATGAAGAGGCAGATGATGAGCGCCACGGTTCAGCCAAAAGAGCATGCGACAGTGGAGCAGCTGGAGTCACGGATTGTTCAG CAAGAGAATGCCATTCAGACCATGGAGCTGCGTAACTACTTCTCCCTGTTCTGCCTTCACCAAGAGACACAGCTTATCTTCACCTACCTTCCAATCACATCCCACATTCTGGGGGCTTTTGTTAACTCTCAGGTGCAAGGACACAGAGAG ATGGGCGAGGTCTGGAATGATCTCCAGCCAAAGCTTGGATGTCTCTTTGGTGGAAAGAACGGACTGAAAACCTCCATCTAA